One window from the genome of Haloprofundus halobius encodes:
- a CDS encoding thiamine pyrophosphate-dependent enzyme encodes MSAFSAIGEGKEIDRNDYTPGLEPQATWCPGCGDFGVLKALKGAAAELGKSPDEMLLVTGIGCSGKLNSYFESYGFHTIHGRSLPVARAAKLANPGLQVVAAGGDGDGYGIGGNHFMHSARENHDMTYIVFNNEIFGLTKGQTSPTSPMGHKSKTQPHGSAKQPLRPLSLSLTSGASYIARTAAVNPNQAKDIIVEAMEHDGFSHVDFLTQCPTWNKDARQYVPYVDIQDSEDYEFDNTDRREAAEMMHETEDALHEGTVLTGRYYVDSDRPSYQQEKQQIGEMPEEPLAERYFDDSYEWERSYDNFLDKHK; translated from the coding sequence ATGAGTGCATTCAGCGCAATCGGAGAAGGCAAAGAAATCGACCGCAACGACTACACGCCCGGTCTCGAACCGCAGGCGACGTGGTGTCCCGGCTGTGGTGACTTCGGCGTCCTGAAGGCGCTGAAGGGCGCGGCCGCGGAACTCGGCAAATCGCCCGACGAGATGCTGCTCGTCACGGGTATCGGCTGCTCGGGGAAGCTCAACAGCTACTTCGAGAGCTACGGCTTCCACACCATCCACGGCCGCTCGCTGCCGGTCGCTCGCGCGGCGAAGCTCGCCAACCCCGGCCTGCAGGTCGTCGCCGCCGGCGGCGACGGTGACGGCTACGGTATCGGCGGCAACCACTTCATGCACAGCGCCCGCGAGAACCACGACATGACCTACATCGTGTTCAACAACGAGATCTTCGGCCTCACGAAGGGCCAGACCTCGCCGACGAGCCCGATGGGTCACAAGTCGAAGACTCAGCCGCACGGCAGCGCCAAGCAGCCGCTTCGGCCGCTGTCGCTGTCGCTGACCTCCGGCGCGTCGTACATCGCGCGCACCGCGGCGGTCAACCCGAACCAGGCGAAAGACATCATCGTCGAGGCGATGGAGCACGACGGCTTCTCGCACGTCGACTTCCTGACGCAGTGTCCGACGTGGAACAAGGACGCCCGACAGTACGTCCCGTACGTCGACATCCAGGACTCCGAGGACTACGAGTTCGACAACACCGACCGCCGCGAGGCCGCGGAGATGATGCACGAGACCGAGGACGCCCTCCACGAGGGCACCGTCCTCACCGGTCGCTACTACGTCGACAGCGACCGCCCGTCCTACCAGCAGGAGAAACAGCAGATTGGCGAAATGCCCGAGGAACCGCTGGCGGAGCGCTACTTCGACGACAGCTACGAGTGGGAGCGCTCGTACGACAACTTCCTCGACAAGCACAAGTAA
- the lrpA1 gene encoding HTH-type transcriptional regulator LrpA1: MGAISTEDRILAVLEQDAQASYADIAERAGVSKPTVRKYIRKLEDSGVIVGYSADVDPKKLSGQSIALVGVDVESERYVEATRAMKDLDAVEALYTSSGDHMLMAEVRAKDGDSLGDVISDEILSIDGVTAAHPSFLQERLK; this comes from the coding sequence ATGGGTGCCATATCTACGGAGGACCGCATCCTCGCCGTGTTGGAGCAGGATGCGCAGGCCTCCTACGCCGATATCGCCGAACGAGCGGGGGTGTCGAAACCGACAGTCCGGAAGTACATCCGGAAACTGGAGGACAGCGGAGTCATCGTCGGCTACTCAGCCGACGTCGACCCCAAGAAACTCTCCGGACAGTCCATCGCGCTGGTCGGCGTCGACGTCGAGAGCGAGCGGTACGTCGAGGCCACGCGCGCGATGAAAGACCTCGACGCGGTGGAGGCGCTGTACACCTCGTCGGGCGACCACATGCTGATGGCCGAGGTCCGCGCGAAGGACGGCGACTCGCTCGGCGACGTCATCAGCGACGAGATTCTGAGCATCGACGGCGTCACGGCCGCACACCCGTCGTTCCTCCAAGAGCGGTTGAAGTAG
- a CDS encoding DNA polymerase Y family protein translates to MSGETLPGARCDAEERIVLHVDMDCFYASCERLREPELEGKPVVVGMGYEPGEGHGAVATASYEAREHGVDSAQPITGALNALPRAEDTELDADGDPIAPDIPAVGHYRPVDMAFYKEVSAQVKEILHDCADVVREVSIDEAYLDVTERTAWQTVGGGDDERRTLAEGYARHVKQRIDRDVGVTASVGVGPNMSVAKVASDYDKPNGLVVVRPDEVRSFLDPLDIEEVHGVGPVTARELREMGIDTAGDLAAAEPRLLGERFGERGRELHRRARGDDDRAVTPTGLPKSLSRESAFTKPTSETEAMREKVRALAADVAERARSRGALYRTIGIKVVQPPFEVNTRAMSLPGPVDDPGLVESVALKLLTEFDGDRVRKVGVRVSNLDFAESDQASLDGWEQAAGASTAPESAGGGTERDDPSGADARTSETDWPTLGDWANRVAGDTDDGGSTDSSDPVAEATDGQASLTEFE, encoded by the coding sequence ATGAGCGGCGAGACGCTCCCCGGCGCGAGATGCGACGCCGAGGAGCGTATCGTCCTCCACGTCGACATGGACTGCTTCTACGCGTCCTGCGAGCGCCTCAGGGAACCCGAACTCGAAGGGAAACCCGTCGTCGTCGGGATGGGCTACGAACCCGGCGAAGGCCACGGCGCTGTCGCCACCGCGAGTTACGAGGCCCGTGAACACGGCGTCGACAGCGCCCAACCCATCACGGGAGCACTCAACGCGCTCCCCCGGGCGGAGGACACCGAACTGGACGCCGACGGCGACCCCATAGCCCCCGACATCCCCGCGGTCGGCCACTACCGCCCGGTCGACATGGCGTTCTACAAGGAGGTGAGCGCGCAGGTCAAGGAGATTCTCCACGACTGCGCCGACGTGGTCCGCGAGGTGAGCATCGACGAGGCGTATCTCGACGTCACCGAGCGGACGGCGTGGCAGACGGTGGGCGGTGGAGACGACGAGAGACGAACCCTCGCAGAGGGGTACGCCCGCCACGTCAAGCAACGAATCGACCGCGACGTCGGCGTCACCGCCAGCGTCGGCGTCGGCCCGAATATGAGCGTCGCCAAGGTGGCCAGCGACTACGACAAGCCGAACGGCCTCGTGGTCGTCCGACCCGACGAGGTCCGGTCGTTTCTCGACCCGCTCGACATCGAAGAGGTCCACGGCGTCGGCCCCGTCACGGCGCGTGAACTCCGCGAGATGGGTATCGACACCGCGGGTGATCTCGCGGCGGCCGAGCCTCGTCTCTTGGGGGAGAGATTCGGCGAGCGCGGCCGCGAACTGCATCGCCGCGCCCGCGGCGACGACGACAGGGCGGTGACGCCGACGGGTCTCCCGAAGAGCCTCTCGCGGGAGTCGGCGTTCACGAAGCCCACCTCGGAGACCGAGGCGATGCGCGAGAAAGTGCGCGCGCTCGCGGCCGACGTCGCAGAGCGCGCGCGGAGTCGCGGCGCGCTCTACCGGACCATCGGCATCAAAGTCGTCCAACCGCCGTTCGAGGTGAACACTCGCGCGATGTCGCTTCCGGGGCCGGTCGACGACCCCGGGCTCGTCGAGTCGGTGGCGCTGAAACTGCTGACGGAGTTCGACGGGGACCGGGTTCGGAAGGTGGGTGTCCGCGTCTCGAACCTCGACTTCGCCGAGAGCGACCAGGCGAGTCTCGACGGCTGGGAGCAGGCGGCGGGCGCGTCGACCGCCCCGGAGTCGGCCGGAGGCGGGACCGAACGCGACGACCCGTCAGGGGCCGACGCTCGCACGAGCGAGACCGACTGGCCGACGCTCGGCGACTGGGCGAACCGAGTCGCCGGAGACACCGACGACGGGGGTTCGACCGACTCGTCTGACCCGGTCGCCGAGGCGACTGACGGGCAGGCGTCGCTCACCGAGTTCGAGTAG